From the genome of Sphingobacterium kitahiroshimense, one region includes:
- a CDS encoding FecR family protein yields MNLEEFKNIIQRYLADKLSDEEKKNVDSWYDEVSSGTTDPFTDEQHKTKVKEAIFAAFPPAIHATKKQARVVRLRWISIAASVLIFGVSGLLLYQRSQPFRQDTTAASIVFTQISTRPGEQMELQLPDHSTIMLNGNTQVRYHEQEYLQSRKIYLDQGEAFFNVQRDTLHPFSIETGALTIAVLGTSFNVNNSEQSKNITIAVKTGRVRVGSKINPSLHVLTAGKSLQYEKNLGSCKLFDTNADHADIWTRGGILMSGANFQELQELIYNRYGLILRSDSLYTDRFSYSLLLPQVKSVDQLLHMICHIHQINFRREGNEIILHH; encoded by the coding sequence GTGAATTTAGAAGAGTTTAAAAATATAATACAGCGTTACCTGGCAGATAAACTATCTGATGAGGAAAAAAAGAACGTCGATAGCTGGTATGATGAGGTGTCTTCTGGTACAACAGATCCTTTTACAGATGAACAGCATAAAACCAAAGTAAAGGAAGCGATATTCGCGGCATTTCCTCCTGCCATTCACGCAACTAAAAAACAGGCGCGCGTGGTACGGCTCCGCTGGATTTCTATTGCAGCTTCAGTTTTGATATTCGGTGTTTCAGGTTTGCTACTCTATCAAAGGTCGCAGCCTTTCCGTCAAGATACCACGGCGGCTTCAATTGTGTTCACACAGATTTCGACGCGCCCAGGTGAACAAATGGAGTTACAACTTCCAGATCATTCCACCATAATGCTAAATGGAAATACTCAGGTTCGCTATCATGAACAGGAATATCTGCAAAGCCGAAAAATTTATCTGGATCAAGGAGAAGCCTTTTTTAATGTGCAGCGCGATACACTACATCCGTTTTCTATCGAAACGGGAGCATTGACCATTGCTGTGCTCGGTACTTCTTTTAATGTCAATAATTCCGAGCAATCAAAAAATATTACCATTGCTGTTAAAACGGGACGTGTGCGTGTCGGGAGCAAGATAAATCCATCATTACACGTGCTTACAGCAGGAAAAAGTTTACAATATGAAAAAAATCTGGGGAGCTGTAAACTGTTTGATACTAATGCTGATCATGCCGATATCTGGACACGTGGAGGTATTTTAATGTCTGGCGCTAATTTTCAGGAATTGCAGGAACTTATTTACAACCGTTATGGCTTGATCTTACGCAGTGACAGCTTGTATACAGATCGTTTTAGCTATTCACTGCTTTTACCGCAGGTAAAATCGGTCGATCAGCTTCTTCATATGATCTGTCATATTCACCAAATTAATTTTAGGAGGGAAGGAAATGAAATAATACTACATCACTAA
- a CDS encoding RNA polymerase sigma factor produces MSTQNKKEIFYLSLFKNGDPRAFTYFFDSYWEELYTVAYRHLQDEAISKDIVQEVFIQIWEKRHLLKEDYESLKPYFFKAIKNRILNHYATEKVRENIMEKMLYRMDKFTALTDNTHAQYQELENIVDRSVARLPKTMQAVYLLRNDNYSIQQIAQKLSIAEQTVKNHLYEAKKILKQDLTQRFADHDDILLVLASTYLFHNFLT; encoded by the coding sequence ATGTCTACCCAAAACAAGAAGGAAATCTTTTATTTGTCTCTATTTAAAAATGGAGATCCGCGAGCGTTTACCTATTTTTTTGATTCTTACTGGGAAGAGTTATATACAGTAGCTTACCGGCATTTGCAGGATGAAGCGATTTCAAAAGATATTGTTCAGGAAGTATTTATTCAGATTTGGGAAAAACGCCACCTGCTTAAGGAGGATTACGAATCGTTAAAACCTTATTTTTTTAAGGCAATAAAGAATAGGATCTTAAATCATTATGCAACAGAGAAAGTACGCGAAAACATCATGGAAAAGATGTTGTACCGGATGGATAAGTTTACAGCCTTGACCGATAATACACATGCGCAATACCAGGAACTAGAAAATATAGTAGATCGCTCTGTAGCCAGGTTACCCAAAACCATGCAGGCTGTATATCTTTTGAGAAATGATAATTACTCCATTCAACAGATTGCTCAAAAACTGAGTATTGCAGAGCAGACGGTCAAAAATCATCTGTATGAAGCAAAGAAAATATTGAAGCAAGATCTGACGCAACGATTCGCCGACCATGATGATATTTTACTCGTTTTAGCGAGCACCTATCTATTTCATAATTTCTTAACCTAA
- a CDS encoding SusC/RagA family TonB-linked outer membrane protein: protein MYKITKLSTLAAALAFSSFVFISEVTATSIHAHSRQVKSEGINIHLKAGNASQALMLLSQQTGLGIGYDKQVLQLEKVLVKERTFQNASFEEVLRYIFRNTNIQSKKVNGAVVLVTEEVQQTFNLRLHVSDNALKPIAGASIKIRSNGQSVLTNAKGDAQLKVPAGTYNILVSHISYGTKEISALKIDANSAGVQSVILEENKNELGEVVVTALGIKRQDRSLGYAVGTVKGEDLNRVNNDNFMIAMAGKVPGVAISATGPTGSSVSMVIRGASSLSSDNQPLFVVDGVPIMNQLNNIGQIGDDNKVDYGNAISNINPEDIENISVLKGPSAAALYGSRAGNGVVLITTKSGKNAEKMTINVTSNTVFDIPYHYIDLHNKFASGTMPWKPGDLAGDLKIEEESSYMVGPALDKGYKAIQWNSPRDADGNQIPTELKSYPNNIKNFVQTGITSTNGISLANRSERLDYRFSYSNMNNRGIVPNADLFRNTLNINATMRLRDNLSLGMSLDASRNNSNNRPATNRGTNPLQAAYEVAPHINILDLKDYWMPGQEGLQQRSQSIGNFNNPYFLAYGVNNGFVRDRVFGNLRLDWNIRKDWNMMVRYATDVYWENRETKIPYSYTNEPRGAYGIVNLMNMEQNIDFLTTYNKKVGDFHATGSLGGNLRYSKSNSVQNASKNGAGLTTPGLYSLSNISPLNLDFASSLSERAVNSIYGLINLSYRDMVYLDLTGRNDWSSTLPAANRSYFYPSASLSVLADRVFTLPKAVSLFKLRGGIARVGNDTGSYNLFNVLSNPGSWGDVLRITRSGKLLLPNLKPEQATSYEVGADIGIWKNRLKFEGTYYTLDNKNQIISTTLPSSSGFSSRNINAGLLSSKGIELGLSGRPIEKENWTWDLGANWSRNRTRINELSEGVEFHTFWTDGRGGARTYVGEEIGDLYDSKLVTVEDPSSPYNGYPILDRNGSWQAVRINNSRNKIGNFNPDFSMGIQSSLRYKKWTMHLAADLRFGGKFMSQTYRYFESNLTTQRFLDQLINPNGLTGESLRNYLIENDLVRIQGNRYPIVGGPGDEYGGYPVSVGGNVGNFGVFNPGVIAEYDAQGNIKGYKENLGGEGTKYIAYSDNYPWDFMNAATFDASFIKLRELSFSYDLKGKWLTRMGIDGGSVGVYTRNLLLWTKAKVGIDPEMAFQSEVGVGFKQGIERYNVTPWAMPIGFKVNITF from the coding sequence ATGTATAAAATTACGAAGCTCAGCACATTGGCTGCTGCATTAGCTTTCAGCTCATTTGTATTTATCTCTGAAGTTACAGCAACTTCAATTCATGCCCATAGCAGGCAAGTTAAATCAGAAGGAATCAATATCCATCTAAAAGCAGGTAATGCTTCGCAGGCGCTCATGCTTCTATCGCAGCAAACTGGTCTCGGTATCGGTTATGACAAGCAAGTTTTACAATTGGAGAAAGTTCTGGTAAAAGAGCGTACTTTTCAAAATGCAAGTTTTGAAGAAGTATTGCGCTATATTTTTAGAAATACCAATATCCAGTCAAAAAAGGTAAACGGTGCTGTTGTTTTGGTGACCGAAGAAGTGCAGCAGACCTTTAATTTGCGTCTGCATGTCAGCGATAATGCACTCAAGCCAATTGCTGGGGCATCTATTAAAATTAGATCTAACGGTCAAAGTGTGCTGACCAATGCTAAGGGAGATGCTCAATTGAAAGTTCCGGCGGGTACTTATAACATCTTGGTTAGCCATATTTCTTATGGAACCAAGGAAATAAGTGCGCTAAAGATAGATGCCAATTCTGCTGGGGTACAGTCTGTCATTTTAGAAGAAAATAAAAATGAACTGGGAGAAGTGGTCGTCACAGCTCTGGGAATCAAACGGCAGGACCGTTCCCTTGGGTATGCTGTAGGTACAGTGAAGGGGGAAGATCTGAATCGGGTGAACAATGATAATTTTATGATTGCGATGGCAGGAAAAGTTCCGGGGGTTGCGATCAGTGCCACAGGTCCTACGGGTTCTTCGGTGAGTATGGTGATTCGTGGTGCTTCATCACTTAGTAGTGACAATCAGCCTCTGTTTGTCGTTGATGGCGTACCGATAATGAATCAGCTCAATAACATCGGCCAAATCGGTGATGATAATAAAGTCGATTACGGCAATGCGATCTCCAATATCAACCCAGAAGATATTGAAAACATATCTGTTTTAAAGGGACCCAGTGCCGCGGCTCTGTATGGATCGCGAGCTGGTAATGGCGTTGTTTTGATCACAACCAAAAGCGGTAAGAATGCGGAGAAAATGACTATAAACGTGACCAGCAATACCGTTTTCGATATTCCGTATCATTACATTGACTTGCATAACAAATTTGCAAGTGGTACCATGCCCTGGAAACCCGGAGATCTTGCCGGCGATCTGAAGATTGAAGAGGAATCCAGTTATATGGTGGGGCCTGCTCTGGATAAAGGGTATAAGGCCATCCAATGGAATAGTCCACGTGATGCCGATGGAAATCAGATCCCGACAGAACTAAAGTCTTACCCGAATAATATTAAAAATTTTGTACAGACTGGAATAACGAGTACCAATGGCATTTCGTTGGCTAATCGCAGTGAGCGACTCGATTATCGTTTTTCTTATTCTAATATGAACAATAGAGGGATTGTACCTAACGCCGATTTGTTTAGAAATACGTTAAATATTAATGCAACGATGCGTCTACGGGATAATCTTTCATTGGGAATGTCTCTGGATGCGAGTCGAAACAATTCAAATAATCGTCCAGCTACCAATCGCGGAACAAATCCTTTGCAGGCGGCATATGAAGTTGCACCTCACATCAATATCTTGGATCTGAAAGATTATTGGATGCCTGGACAGGAAGGGTTACAGCAACGCTCGCAGTCAATTGGAAATTTTAATAACCCTTATTTTTTAGCCTATGGTGTCAATAATGGCTTTGTGCGCGATCGCGTATTCGGAAATTTACGTCTGGATTGGAACATTCGGAAGGATTGGAATATGATGGTGCGCTATGCGACAGATGTGTACTGGGAGAATCGGGAGACTAAAATACCCTATAGCTATACCAATGAACCACGAGGTGCCTATGGTATTGTCAATCTGATGAATATGGAACAGAATATTGATTTTCTGACTACTTATAATAAAAAGGTAGGCGACTTTCATGCAACAGGATCGCTTGGTGGTAATCTCCGTTATTCTAAATCAAATTCGGTACAAAATGCCTCTAAGAATGGTGCTGGCCTAACCACTCCTGGTTTGTACAGTCTTTCCAATATCAGTCCGCTGAACTTGGATTTTGCAAGTAGTCTTTCAGAGCGTGCTGTCAATAGCATTTATGGGTTGATCAATCTTAGTTATCGGGATATGGTATACCTGGATTTGACAGGTCGAAATGATTGGTCAAGTACTTTACCCGCCGCCAACCGTTCTTACTTCTATCCGTCGGCATCCCTGAGCGTATTGGCCGACCGTGTTTTTACGTTGCCAAAGGCTGTGAGTCTCTTCAAGTTGCGGGGTGGTATCGCTCGTGTAGGAAATGATACCGGAAGCTACAATTTGTTTAATGTGCTGAGTAATCCCGGAAGCTGGGGTGATGTGTTGCGTATCACACGTTCTGGAAAGCTTCTTTTACCCAATCTTAAGCCAGAACAGGCTACTTCTTACGAGGTTGGTGCTGATATCGGAATCTGGAAAAACAGATTAAAATTTGAAGGAACCTACTACACGCTAGACAATAAAAATCAGATCATTTCTACGACATTACCGAGCTCGAGCGGATTTAGTTCGAGAAATATTAATGCCGGACTACTGAGTAGTAAGGGGATAGAACTGGGGTTGTCTGGACGTCCCATTGAAAAGGAAAACTGGACTTGGGATTTGGGTGCTAACTGGTCACGTAATCGTACACGTATCAATGAGCTCTCGGAGGGTGTTGAATTTCATACTTTCTGGACAGATGGTCGAGGTGGAGCACGTACCTATGTAGGGGAAGAGATAGGTGATCTGTACGACTCTAAACTCGTGACTGTTGAAGATCCATCATCTCCCTATAACGGTTATCCTATTTTAGATAGAAATGGTTCTTGGCAGGCTGTACGTATTAATAATAGCCGTAATAAGATCGGCAATTTTAATCCTGATTTTAGTATGGGTATTCAGTCCTCACTGCGTTATAAAAAATGGACAATGCACCTTGCCGCTGATCTGCGTTTCGGAGGTAAATTTATGTCTCAAACTTACCGCTATTTTGAATCGAACCTCACTACACAACGGTTTTTGGATCAGTTGATCAATCCAAATGGACTGACAGGAGAGTCATTACGGAATTATTTGATTGAAAATGATCTGGTCCGCATACAAGGCAATCGTTATCCTATTGTTGGAGGGCCAGGTGATGAATATGGGGGCTATCCTGTCAGTGTAGGTGGAAATGTTGGAAATTTCGGCGTATTCAATCCAGGAGTTATTGCTGAATACGATGCTCAGGGTAATATCAAAGGATATAAGGAAAATCTCGGAGGTGAGGGGACAAAGTATATCGCTTATTCAGACAATTATCCTTGGGATTTTATGAATGCAGCCACATTTGACGCATCATTTATCAAATTAAGAGAACTGTCCTTTAGTTATGATTTGAAAGGAAAATGGCTTACCCGTATGGGCATCGATGGTGGAAGTGTAGGGGTCTATACGCGTAATTTACTTTTATGGACAAAGGCTAAGGTCGGAATTGATCCAGAAATGGCATTTCAATCTGAGGTCGGAGTCGGTTTTAAGCAGGGGATAGAGCGTTACAACGTGACTCCTTGGGCTATGCCTATCGGATTTAAAGTTAATATCACATTTTAA
- a CDS encoding DUF6268 family outer membrane beta-barrel protein translates to MMFKISLSLLVSFLFLTDLFAQDIRSTDQATLSDSLKGIAMAEHAALMYPKLRQFTITHEENAFGQITSAMHGNRIFEGKFRTSRTYINMNVPIMQRANDNLIGSLGVIHQFYDLHDVRNYDAAHVVYDQRTYIPMMSAALTYMHKDSLFGRPVNYMAHLSGIFDPSMSRAQLTFTGMANFVLRQTANSRLTAGAVLVLDPASPVPFFLMLNYFRRFENLNMDLMIDLPYRLALRKAVKERTSFTFFNELQGSNSFFKFSDQQTTLTNDYTFSNLEIKSGLMAEYRLTKKAVVSLSTGVNYAVNSRIREGSAEPNDYFIKNKHQAVPFVQVGISLLPFWKGVGF, encoded by the coding sequence ATGATGTTCAAAATTTCTTTATCCCTTCTGGTTTCGTTTCTATTTCTGACAGATCTTTTCGCTCAGGATATACGAAGTACGGACCAAGCAACTCTATCAGATTCTCTAAAAGGAATTGCTATGGCAGAGCATGCCGCATTAATGTACCCAAAATTACGCCAGTTTACCATCACCCATGAAGAAAATGCATTTGGCCAAATTACTTCTGCTATGCATGGAAATAGGATTTTTGAAGGTAAATTTCGAACCTCCCGAACATATATCAATATGAATGTCCCGATTATGCAACGTGCCAATGATAATTTGATAGGGAGCTTGGGTGTTATCCATCAATTTTATGATTTGCATGATGTTAGAAATTATGATGCAGCACATGTGGTATATGATCAAAGAACTTATATCCCGATGATGTCTGCTGCGCTGACCTATATGCATAAAGATTCACTTTTTGGCAGACCGGTCAATTATATGGCCCATTTAAGTGGAATATTTGATCCTTCGATGTCTAGGGCACAACTTACATTCACAGGAATGGCGAATTTTGTTTTACGCCAAACAGCCAATTCGAGGTTGACGGCAGGTGCTGTTCTGGTTTTAGATCCCGCAAGTCCTGTTCCTTTCTTTTTGATGCTGAATTATTTTAGAAGATTTGAAAATTTAAATATGGATTTGATGATTGATCTTCCATATCGATTGGCTTTGCGAAAAGCAGTGAAAGAGCGTACTTCCTTTACCTTCTTTAATGAACTGCAGGGCAGTAATTCTTTCTTTAAATTTTCTGACCAACAAACGACATTGACCAATGACTATACGTTCTCAAATCTAGAAATAAAATCGGGATTGATGGCCGAATATCGCTTGACTAAAAAAGCTGTTGTCAGTCTGAGTACCGGTGTTAACTATGCGGTCAACTCCAGGATAAGGGAGGGAAGTGCTGAGCCTAACGATTATTTTATCAAAAACAAACATCAAGCAGTACCTTTTGTGCAGGTTGGTATCTCTTTGCTTCCTTTTTGGAAAGGCGTAGGTTTCTAA
- a CDS encoding sensor histidine kinase produces the protein MSLYRLPLKGLIRLNIIISILIATLIMIFLVAVKHDTTDILYRFIQGIVFTFSVSFGNLLLIRTLLFRNKKQIKFGRALFYMSSYLWTIISWNLVIGLYFLLTGNGWEGAGGELRAYVMAYLAIFLFNTIVLLIQNLFIFQYQSSLDAIEKLQLQANVSEATNLLLRQQIQPHFLFNALATVKSLYKEDTKVGETYLVHLATFLRSSITNPKAQLAFVADEIAFSLSYLHMQKIRFGTSLIYEINISDQIRKSLYLPYFSLQPLIENALKHNDFTEDSPIMIRIFTSDGFVIVSNNMQAHGQREPSTGNGLFNIKERYRLLGDEQGMKITADGKFFNVHLKLLQP, from the coding sequence ATGTCATTATATCGGTTACCCCTAAAAGGTCTTATTCGTCTAAATATAATCATCAGTATCTTAATTGCTACACTGATCATGATTTTTTTGGTGGCCGTTAAACATGATACCACCGACATTTTATACCGATTTATTCAAGGGATTGTTTTTACTTTCTCCGTTAGCTTTGGTAATCTTTTGTTGATTAGAACTTTACTTTTCAGAAATAAAAAACAGATCAAATTTGGACGGGCCTTATTTTATATGTCGAGCTATCTTTGGACTATCATATCGTGGAACTTAGTCATAGGTCTCTATTTTTTGTTAACTGGGAATGGCTGGGAGGGTGCCGGTGGAGAATTGCGGGCTTACGTAATGGCTTATCTCGCTATTTTTCTTTTTAACACGATTGTTCTTTTGATTCAAAACCTGTTTATCTTTCAGTACCAAAGTTCATTGGATGCGATCGAGAAATTGCAATTACAAGCCAATGTTAGTGAAGCGACTAATCTACTATTAAGACAGCAGATACAACCTCATTTTTTATTCAATGCATTGGCTACTGTTAAATCATTGTATAAGGAAGATACTAAAGTAGGAGAAACATACCTGGTGCATTTAGCAACTTTTCTACGTTCTTCTATTACAAACCCAAAAGCGCAACTGGCCTTTGTGGCAGATGAAATTGCATTTAGTCTCAGCTATCTGCATATGCAAAAAATAAGGTTTGGAACTTCTTTAATTTATGAGATCAATATTTCGGACCAGATCCGCAAATCTTTATACTTACCTTATTTTTCATTACAGCCCTTAATCGAAAATGCTTTAAAGCATAACGATTTTACAGAAGATAGTCCAATTATGATCCGAATTTTTACTTCTGATGGTTTTGTTATTGTTTCTAATAATATGCAAGCACATGGACAAAGGGAGCCATCAACAGGAAATGGCCTGTTCAACATTAAAGAACGGTACCGATTACTAGGTGATGAACAAGGGATGAAGATAACTGCAGATGGGAAATTTTTCAATGTACATTTAAAATTGTTGCAGCCATGA
- a CDS encoding LytR/AlgR family response regulator transcription factor, giving the protein MKIVIIEDERITAKDLEQTLIEIDPDIEIVAVIRSVKEGLTYFSHQPDPALIFSDIRLGDGLSFEILKQVKVPVIFCTAYDEYALHAFQVNGIGYVLKPFTEESVAAALTKYNELTRANETEIGRQYEKMKDIFETVRPKISSLLIHYKDTVIPIRISDIALFCLKNEVLTLYTFDHKRYYPNMSLDELEELLGDLFFRANRQYLIARSAIVHASSLLSRKMSIHVSIKHDDIITISREKSPQFLKWLQASPV; this is encoded by the coding sequence ATGAAGATCGTTATTATAGAAGATGAAAGAATTACAGCTAAGGATCTGGAACAGACATTAATAGAAATTGATCCGGATATAGAGATCGTGGCGGTGATCAGATCTGTAAAGGAAGGCCTTACGTATTTTAGTCACCAACCCGACCCCGCGTTGATATTCAGCGATATCCGCTTGGGGGATGGATTGAGTTTTGAAATTTTGAAACAGGTTAAAGTCCCTGTTATATTTTGCACGGCCTATGACGAGTATGCGCTGCATGCCTTTCAGGTAAATGGTATCGGCTATGTGCTGAAGCCGTTTACTGAAGAGTCTGTAGCTGCTGCATTGACCAAATACAATGAACTGACCCGAGCAAATGAAACCGAAATCGGTCGGCAGTATGAAAAAATGAAGGATATATTTGAGACCGTGAGACCAAAAATTTCATCCTTGCTCATCCACTATAAAGATACAGTCATACCAATCCGGATTTCTGATATCGCGTTGTTTTGTCTTAAAAATGAAGTGCTGACGCTTTATACTTTTGATCATAAAAGATATTATCCGAATATGAGTCTCGATGAATTAGAGGAATTACTTGGAGATCTATTTTTCCGTGCAAATAGGCAATACCTGATCGCCAGATCGGCTATAGTGCATGCTTCCAGTTTGTTGTCTCGCAAAATGTCGATTCATGTCTCGATCAAGCATGATGATATTATCACCATAAGCAGGGAAAAATCACCTCAATTTTTAAAATGGCTGCAGGCTAGTCCTGTATAA